Proteins co-encoded in one Hyla sarda isolate aHylSar1 chromosome 4, aHylSar1.hap1, whole genome shotgun sequence genomic window:
- the NKX6-3 gene encoding homeobox protein Nkx-6.3, with the protein METHHPGAFMLPPYSEIKAPPGCQFSAHTTFHKLSSTVLGCHLPSGTPHGISDILSRPLPGPHGGMLPAYPSVPGYGRASATSGCFSEQGSVMTKSGSPYSNQDQSSWMDIGQEWRTSNRTLGNGHTMNTDMSTRKKHTRPTFTGHQIFALEKTFEQTKYLAGPERARLAFSLGMSESQVKVWFQNRRTKWRKKSTADPSGPPSLGSRAPGDLTPSENEDDEYTKPLDPDSDDEKIRLLLRKHRAAFSVLSLAPHNL; encoded by the exons ATGGAGACCCATCATCCAGGAGCTTTTATGTTGCCACCTTATTCTGAAATTAAAGCCCCTCCTGGTTGCCAATTTTCTGCCCACACAACTTTTCACAAGCTGAGCAGCACTGTACTGGGATGCCATCTGCCTTCCGGTACCCCACACGGCATCTCAGACATTCTCAGCCGACCACTACCAGGTCCACATGGTGGGATGCTGCCAGCCTACCCCTCAGTGCCAGGATATGGAAGAGCATCGGCTACCAGTGGTTGTTTCAGTGAGCAAGGGAGCGTTATGACCAAGAGCGGAAGCCCGTATAGCAACCAGGACCAAAGCAGCTGGATGGACATTGGGCAGGAATGGAGAACGAGCAATAGGACACTCGGTAATG GTCACACAATGAACACGGACATGTCCACAAGAAAGAAGCATACCCGTCCTACTTTCACCGGACACCAGATCTTTGCCTTGGAGAAGACATTTGAGCAAACAAAGTATCTTGCAGGACCAGAAAGGGCAAGACTGGCATTTAGCCTTGGCATGAGCGAGTCCCAAGTTAAG GTCTGGTTTCAGAATCGTCGCACTAAGTGGCGTAAGAAGAGCACTGCAGACCCCTCAGGACCCCCTTCCCTTGGTTCTCGGGCCCCTGGAGACCTCACACCCTCTGAGAATGAGGACGATGAATATACTAAACCCCTGGATCCTGACTCTGATGATGAGAAGATTCGCCTGCTACTGAGGAAGCACCGGGCAGCGTTCTCTGTCCTCAGCCTGGCCCCTCACAATCTGTGA